One Desulforhopalus sp. DNA segment encodes these proteins:
- a CDS encoding lipocalin family protein, translated as MKALTLVAVSLFLAACSLSTTSIAPEKPLQTVAHVDLDRYLGLWYEIGRYPNSFQKGCQNSTAQYTARPDGEIDVLNSCRDEQDGSLRQAKGRAWVVDKASNARLKVSFFWPFRGDYWIIDLEQEYEYAVVGTPDRRYLWILSRTPRMQPEILAKVLENVEKMGFIRDKVLLH; from the coding sequence ATGAAGGCCTTAACCCTTGTTGCAGTCTCCCTCTTTCTGGCCGCGTGTTCTCTCTCCACAACGAGTATTGCCCCGGAAAAACCGCTACAGACCGTCGCCCATGTCGACCTCGATCGCTATCTTGGCCTGTGGTATGAAATCGGCCGATACCCGAACAGCTTTCAAAAAGGCTGCCAGAACAGCACGGCACAATATACCGCTCGCCCGGATGGCGAGATAGATGTGCTGAATAGTTGCCGGGACGAGCAAGATGGCAGCCTGCGGCAGGCCAAGGGACGGGCCTGGGTCGTCGACAAGGCCAGCAACGCCCGCCTTAAGGTCTCTTTTTTCTGGCCTTTCCGGGGAGACTATTGGATCATCGACTTGGAACAGGAATACGAGTACGCCGTCGTTGGAACCCCCGACAGAAGATATCTCTGGATACTCAGCCGTACCCCAAGAATGCAACCAGAAATTCTGGCAAAGGTTCTAGAGAATGTCGAGAAAATGGGATTCATCCGAGACAAGGTGCTGCTCCATTAA
- a CDS encoding pyridoxamine 5'-phosphate oxidase family protein — protein MTTSEIYPDILLELCCKQPLAVLATAAGSAPYANLVAVACTPDLRHFFFATSRATRKWHNLSTNPRVSLLMDNRSNQVKDFTQAAAATILGTTKELTGLAREEKQVLFLSKHPHLTDFLAAPDCAFFQVTTKHIYLVTHFQKVMKFDFQA, from the coding sequence ATGACCACCTCTGAAATATACCCTGATATCTTGCTGGAACTCTGCTGCAAGCAGCCCTTGGCCGTTCTCGCCACGGCTGCCGGCTCGGCTCCTTATGCCAATCTGGTTGCCGTTGCCTGCACCCCCGACCTGCGGCACTTTTTTTTTGCCACCTCCCGCGCCACCAGGAAATGGCACAATCTCTCGACCAACCCGCGGGTTTCCTTACTCATGGATAATCGCAGCAATCAGGTGAAGGATTTCACCCAGGCCGCCGCGGCAACCATTCTCGGCACAACCAAGGAGCTGACCGGACTGGCACGCGAGGAAAAGCAGGTTCTCTTTTTATCCAAACACCCGCATCTTACCGATTTCTTAGCTGCACCGGATTGTGCATTTTTTCAGGTCACGACCAAGCATATTTATCTGGTGACGCACTTTCAGAAAGTCATGAAATTCGATTTCCAAGCATGA
- a CDS encoding phosphatase PAP2 family protein, whose translation MDFFFVAVTWLGSLYLLLPLTVLLCLLLLWYGKSGQAISISLGMVITIISVHAAKLLFRRPRPSSPDLLVAMPADWSFPSAHTAQAAAFFLSVTLIAFQVLPTLWATLVALLSLLVIGLVGYSRIYLQVHYLSDVLAGMALAVLIVSGVRLLVPLLPWLQGK comes from the coding sequence ATGGACTTCTTTTTTGTCGCTGTCACCTGGCTCGGTTCCCTGTATCTTCTTTTGCCGCTGACGGTACTGCTCTGCCTGCTGTTGCTCTGGTACGGCAAATCCGGGCAGGCAATTTCGATCAGTCTGGGGATGGTGATCACCATCATCTCCGTCCATGCGGCTAAACTGTTGTTTCGCCGGCCGCGACCGTCCTCGCCCGACCTCCTTGTGGCGATGCCCGCCGACTGGTCATTTCCCAGTGCCCATACGGCCCAGGCTGCCGCCTTCTTCCTGTCGGTGACCTTGATTGCCTTTCAGGTCTTGCCGACACTCTGGGCGACTCTTGTAGCCCTTCTCAGTCTGCTGGTCATCGGCCTTGTCGGATATTCGCGCATCTACCTCCAGGTGCACTACCTTTCCGATGTTTTGGCAGGGATGGCTTTGGCCGTTCTCATTGTTTCAGGGGTGAGGTTGCTCGTTCCTCTTCTGCCTTGGCTACAGGGGAAATAG
- a CDS encoding diacylglycerol kinase codes for MRNKFLGQGEEGYHPIRKIMVCLSGLRYAIRYDFSVAYKFYLSLFMLLTCFFLRQWVDFLVIMAATGLVLIAELFNSAIEALCDFIETNENEKIKIIKDISAAATGISILLWVVVLLTELSNFWAIFHV; via the coding sequence GTGCGAAATAAATTTCTCGGCCAAGGGGAAGAGGGCTATCACCCGATACGCAAGATCATGGTCTGCCTATCCGGTTTGCGCTATGCCATTCGCTATGATTTCAGCGTCGCTTACAAGTTCTACCTTTCCCTGTTTATGCTCCTGACCTGCTTTTTTCTCCGCCAATGGGTCGATTTTCTTGTCATCATGGCCGCCACCGGCCTGGTGCTCATTGCTGAATTGTTCAACAGCGCCATCGAGGCTCTTTGCGACTTCATCGAGACCAATGAAAACGAGAAAATTAAGATAATAAAGGACATATCCGCCGCGGCGACAGGTATCTCCATACTTCTCTGGGTTGTTGTCCTGCTTACTGAACTCAGCAACTTCTGGGCAATCTTCCATGTCTAA
- a CDS encoding phosphopantetheine-binding protein, producing the protein MKGSLDEKFKTELKQLIIEECDLDIGPEDIPDDDPLFGESSLVGLDSIDALQISIAIQNKYGVVITDSKELRQVMTSFASFADYIRPE; encoded by the coding sequence ATGAAGGGTTCACTGGACGAAAAATTTAAAACGGAACTGAAACAGTTGATTATTGAGGAATGCGATCTGGACATCGGCCCGGAAGATATCCCCGACGATGACCCTCTGTTTGGCGAGTCTTCCTTGGTCGGGCTTGATTCGATCGACGCGCTGCAGATATCAATCGCCATCCAGAACAAGTACGGCGTGGTGATTACCGACAGCAAGGAGTTGCGGCAGGTCATGACTTCATTTGCTTCCTTTGCCGACTATATCCGGCCGGAGTGA
- a CDS encoding ABC transporter permease, translating to MALTKLFVSIAKELLLLLRDRLGMVLLFIMPAFLVIVITLIQDKVTTTHVEVLFIDHDHGIIGKEIRGMFGGMDTIRLVETLNGEALTVDTANALVAASKYQFAVILPLGLSSAAIEAAQMTAAKNLFPERVVAPAQAIPEILVRFDPTVHGSFRSAVRSALGQVIMAVETRLLVEKSLAMLPEKIGANLPPAMRTAMPLPELNAKDLLPQLFMGSSLIPVQEHFSSAMGFIKQPTAVQQNVPAWAIFGIFFIAVPLAGSLIKERESGTLLRLKVLPVSYLTFISGKIIAYMIVSLVQFIFIVMAGIYILPLFGLAAFEPGSQPLLFFIMMVCVIAAACGYGILLGTIGRTYEQIAVFAPVSIVIGAALGGIMVPIYALPDFMRPICLFSPLYWGQSGFYDILLRGGDLRAILPEASALLAFCCATMLAASLYARSRKKCP from the coding sequence ATGGCCCTGACAAAACTCTTTGTATCAATTGCCAAGGAATTGCTCCTGCTCCTTCGCGACCGGCTGGGGATGGTCCTTCTTTTCATTATGCCGGCCTTCCTGGTAATCGTCATAACCCTCATTCAGGACAAGGTTACCACGACCCATGTCGAGGTCCTCTTTATCGATCATGACCACGGCATAATCGGCAAGGAGATTCGCGGCATGTTCGGCGGGATGGATACCATCCGCCTCGTCGAAACCCTGAACGGCGAGGCGTTGACGGTGGATACGGCCAATGCCCTGGTGGCGGCCTCGAAATACCAGTTTGCGGTGATTCTTCCCCTCGGCCTCAGCAGCGCTGCGATCGAGGCGGCACAGATGACGGCTGCCAAGAACCTCTTTCCCGAGCGCGTGGTTGCACCAGCCCAAGCGATTCCGGAGATCCTGGTGCGTTTTGATCCGACGGTGCATGGCAGTTTTCGTTCGGCGGTGCGTTCAGCCCTGGGGCAGGTCATCATGGCGGTGGAGACCCGGCTGCTGGTTGAAAAAAGCCTGGCCATGCTTCCGGAAAAGATCGGCGCCAATCTGCCGCCGGCAATGCGTACGGCTATGCCCCTGCCGGAGTTAAACGCCAAGGACCTGCTGCCGCAGCTCTTTATGGGCAGCAGCCTGATACCGGTGCAGGAACACTTCAGCTCGGCGATGGGCTTTATCAAGCAACCTACCGCCGTGCAGCAGAATGTCCCCGCCTGGGCCATTTTCGGCATTTTTTTTATTGCCGTGCCGCTGGCCGGCTCACTGATCAAGGAAAGGGAGTCCGGCACCCTGCTGCGGTTGAAGGTCCTGCCGGTCAGCTACCTGACCTTTATTTCGGGGAAAATCATAGCCTATATGATCGTCAGCCTGGTTCAGTTCATCTTTATCGTCATGGCCGGCATCTATATTCTGCCGCTGTTTGGCCTTGCCGCCTTTGAACCGGGGAGTCAACCCCTGCTGTTTTTCATCATGATGGTCTGCGTCATCGCCGCCGCTTGTGGTTATGGCATCCTCCTCGGGACGATAGGCCGGACCTACGAGCAGATTGCCGTCTTTGCCCCGGTATCGATAGTCATCGGCGCCGCCTTGGGCGGGATCATGGTGCCGATTTATGCCCTGCCCGATTTCATGCGGCCGATCTGCCTGTTTTCCCCCCTGTATTGGGGGCAGAGCGGATTTTACGACATCCTTCTCCGGGGCGGCGATCTGCGCGCCATCCTTCCCGAGGCCTCAGCCCTTCTGGCCTTTTGTTGTGCGACCATGCTGGCCGCTTCCCTGTATGCCCGAAGCCGCAAGAAATGCCCCTGA
- a CDS encoding ABC transporter ATP-binding protein, translated as MNDNAPLLYSRNLYLTYAGNQTPALNGVSLSLTKGELCGLIGPNGAGKTSLISVFTTLLRPDQGSLMVAGIDALKNPAAVRGKIGFVPQDLALYDKLTGLENLSYFGRMYGLKRALLQEKAKYYLEMFGLYDKRHRQVATYSGGMKRRINLIVGIIHDPQLLFLDEPTVGIDAQSRHLILEKLASLNHRNMAMIYTSHYLEEVQRLCRRIAIIDAGRIIAEGTPQSLLAEAEGCGDLAALFLQKTGEHLRE; from the coding sequence TTGAACGATAACGCGCCACTCCTCTATAGCCGGAATCTCTATCTCACCTACGCCGGCAATCAGACCCCGGCATTGAATGGTGTTTCCCTGTCCCTGACCAAAGGGGAGCTGTGCGGTCTCATTGGCCCGAATGGCGCGGGGAAGACCAGCCTGATCTCGGTTTTCACCACGCTGCTTCGTCCGGACCAGGGATCGCTGATGGTCGCCGGAATTGACGCCCTAAAAAATCCGGCAGCGGTGCGCGGTAAAATCGGCTTTGTGCCCCAGGACCTCGCCCTCTACGACAAGCTTACGGGCCTTGAAAACCTCAGCTATTTTGGCCGGATGTATGGCCTCAAACGGGCACTGCTGCAGGAAAAGGCCAAATATTATCTGGAGATGTTCGGCCTCTATGACAAGCGCCACCGCCAGGTGGCAACCTATTCCGGCGGCATGAAACGCCGCATCAACCTCATCGTCGGTATCATCCATGACCCGCAATTATTGTTTCTCGATGAACCGACGGTGGGTATTGACGCCCAGTCGCGGCACCTGATACTGGAAAAGCTTGCCTCCCTCAACCACCGGAACATGGCGATGATCTATACCTCCCACTATCTCGAAGAAGTACAGCGTTTGTGCCGGCGGATCGCCATTATCGATGCCGGCCGGATCATTGCCGAGGGAACACCGCAAAGCCTTCTCGCCGAGGCCGAGGGCTGCGGTGATCTCGCTGCCCTGTTTCTCCAGAAAACCGGCGAACATCTGCGGGAGTAA
- a CDS encoding BtrH N-terminal domain-containing protein codes for MDALIPFPHSQSAHCESGVTANLLRFHHIECSEALAFGIGEGLFFGYMPFIKINGLPLTTFRGNVGSIFSKVNKRLGVTVRRRKFRSEEEAMQVLDAKLAEGVPVGCQTGAYWLPYFPPAFRFHFNMHNLVVFGRQGDEYLISDPVFEQVVRCKRQDLQRARFAKGTLAPKGAMYYLEAVPQAPDMAAAAWQGLVRVSTTMLRVPIPFLGVRGITFLADRLEKWPKKLGDKKALLYLGHLIRMQEEIGTGGGGFRFIYAAFLQEAAELLHLDPLFPLAERMTKIGDTWRRFAGSGARMCKDRGKVSDTYENLAEILRQCGQSEQALYTDILRVCNDRKRGAS; via the coding sequence ATGGACGCTCTTATCCCCTTTCCCCATAGTCAATCGGCGCACTGCGAAAGCGGCGTAACCGCCAACCTGCTGCGCTTTCACCACATAGAATGTTCCGAGGCCCTGGCCTTTGGGATCGGCGAGGGGCTTTTCTTCGGCTATATGCCATTTATTAAGATCAATGGCCTCCCTCTCACTACCTTTCGCGGCAATGTCGGCAGCATTTTCAGCAAGGTCAACAAGCGTCTCGGCGTGACCGTGCGGCGCCGTAAGTTCCGTTCCGAGGAAGAGGCTATGCAGGTCCTCGATGCCAAACTTGCCGAGGGCGTTCCCGTCGGCTGTCAGACCGGCGCTTATTGGCTGCCCTACTTTCCGCCGGCCTTTCGTTTTCACTTCAACATGCACAATCTGGTGGTTTTCGGCCGGCAGGGGGATGAGTACCTGATCAGCGATCCAGTCTTTGAGCAGGTGGTCCGCTGCAAACGCCAGGACCTGCAGCGCGCCCGCTTCGCCAAAGGGACTCTGGCGCCAAAGGGGGCCATGTATTACCTCGAAGCGGTCCCCCAGGCACCGGACATGGCGGCAGCAGCATGGCAGGGCCTGGTGCGGGTATCCACGACCATGCTTCGTGTCCCCATTCCCTTTCTCGGGGTGCGGGGCATTACCTTTCTTGCCGACCGGCTGGAAAAATGGCCGAAGAAATTAGGCGACAAGAAGGCCCTGCTGTATCTCGGGCATTTGATCAGAATGCAGGAGGAAATTGGCACCGGTGGTGGCGGCTTTCGCTTTATATATGCGGCATTTTTGCAGGAAGCAGCCGAACTCTTACACCTTGACCCGCTCTTTCCTCTCGCCGAGCGGATGACCAAGATCGGCGACACCTGGCGCCGCTTCGCCGGTTCCGGGGCACGGATGTGCAAGGACAGGGGCAAGGTCTCCGACACCTATGAGAATCTTGCCGAAATCCTCCGCCAATGCGGGCAAAGCGAGCAAGCCCTGTATACCGACATCCTCCGTGTCTGCAATGACCGGAAAAGAGGGGCAAGTTGA
- a CDS encoding HD domain-containing protein: protein MDAGLDFLNSRVARRFSLLFLLCAFVPTMVLIAITYQKVSNELEQQSLRRLKHEANAYGMGLLDRMIRLDNELANIGGLFSSAPVTHLDSAKSVGLEPLFTGIAVFHLGEDVQPIMGKIDATDLQRVIGDADLSDDKPFVVTLSDGPHPGQVFFGVSNRNDRGEKFVVIGAARIDYLWGVGASPLLPPLTELTTYDRTGQAIMATENSPNGEYAELKRHQHENDARVFSYKLGGETFFASAVNVFFESRFQRTGWLILLSQAKSDAMAAMDSFRRTFPLIVLFLLLLILFLSMSFIRKNLKPLKMLIEGTKRVADRDFTNRVKITSNDEFEDLGRAFNEMTGQLDKQFAALQLLAEIDRAILSSLDRKKVLATTLLRTKKFFACTTTIFVKHSKQSPGHLKVYKMLGRRQEDPVVSYSASSEEDLRLLFGTEPARLFRGDDIPPLFTSLSAECRFFLRLPVAFAHSSDRLLIFGWKEPPHLDEDAMAQAKQIANQLAVALTNSQLVDDLEKLAMGTIEALARTVDAKSKWTSGHSERVAEISATIGRHMGLTEKEIESLKRGGLLHDIGKIGIPMAILDKPGHLDEKEYAAVCEHPAIGARILEPITAYQDILPMIAQHHEKFDGSGYPQGLRGEEIDLRARIMSVADVWDAVVSDRPYRQGWIHDRAKKLIIEGAGSHFDPKVVDVFLAVVAEP, encoded by the coding sequence ATGGATGCTGGGTTGGACTTTCTCAATAGCAGGGTAGCCAGGCGGTTTAGTCTGCTTTTTCTCCTCTGTGCCTTTGTGCCGACGATGGTTTTGATCGCCATAACCTACCAGAAGGTATCAAACGAACTTGAGCAGCAAAGTCTTCGCCGCTTGAAGCACGAAGCCAATGCCTATGGGATGGGGCTTCTCGATCGGATGATTCGGCTCGACAATGAGTTGGCCAATATAGGTGGGCTGTTCAGCAGCGCCCCGGTTACTCATCTAGATTCAGCCAAATCCGTTGGACTGGAACCCCTTTTTACTGGCATAGCGGTTTTCCATCTGGGTGAAGATGTGCAACCGATCATGGGCAAGATTGATGCGACTGATCTTCAGCGGGTCATCGGAGATGCCGATCTTAGTGATGACAAACCCTTCGTGGTAACTCTCAGTGATGGTCCTCATCCCGGCCAGGTGTTTTTCGGGGTTAGCAACAGAAACGATCGTGGCGAGAAATTTGTGGTAATCGGTGCGGCCAGAATTGACTATCTCTGGGGAGTCGGCGCAAGTCCTCTGCTGCCGCCGCTCACTGAACTCACCACCTATGACCGGACCGGCCAAGCCATTATGGCAACCGAAAACAGCCCCAACGGAGAGTACGCTGAGCTCAAACGACACCAGCACGAAAATGACGCCAGGGTCTTTAGTTATAAGCTTGGCGGGGAAACTTTTTTTGCCTCGGCGGTGAATGTCTTTTTTGAATCACGCTTCCAGCGAACAGGCTGGCTTATCCTGCTCAGCCAGGCAAAGAGCGATGCCATGGCGGCTATGGATAGTTTTCGCCGGACCTTCCCGTTGATAGTCCTCTTCCTGCTGCTCTTGATCCTCTTTCTTTCGATGAGTTTTATCCGCAAAAACCTCAAGCCGTTAAAAATGTTAATTGAGGGTACCAAGCGGGTTGCCGACCGTGATTTCACCAACCGCGTGAAAATAACCAGCAATGACGAATTCGAGGACCTTGGCCGCGCCTTCAACGAGATGACCGGCCAATTAGACAAACAGTTTGCCGCCTTGCAACTTTTAGCCGAAATCGACAGAGCGATTCTCTCCTCCCTTGATCGCAAAAAAGTACTCGCCACCACCCTGCTGCGCACCAAGAAATTCTTCGCATGCACCACAACCATCTTCGTCAAACACTCAAAACAATCTCCAGGACACCTCAAGGTCTATAAGATGTTGGGGCGGCGGCAGGAAGACCCAGTCGTTAGTTATTCTGCCTCAAGCGAGGAGGACCTGCGTCTGCTGTTTGGTACAGAACCAGCGCGTTTGTTCCGTGGAGATGACATCCCGCCGCTATTCACCTCCCTGTCGGCTGAGTGTCGATTTTTTCTTCGTTTGCCGGTAGCCTTCGCACATTCCTCCGATCGTCTGCTCATCTTCGGCTGGAAAGAACCACCGCATCTTGATGAAGATGCCATGGCCCAGGCCAAGCAGATCGCCAACCAGCTGGCAGTTGCCTTAACCAATTCGCAACTCGTTGATGATCTAGAAAAACTCGCCATGGGAACCATCGAAGCCCTGGCAAGGACGGTGGACGCAAAATCAAAGTGGACTTCCGGCCATTCGGAACGGGTTGCTGAGATATCGGCGACCATTGGCAGGCATATGGGACTTACGGAGAAGGAAATTGAAAGCTTGAAAAGAGGTGGCTTACTCCACGATATCGGCAAGATAGGTATTCCCATGGCGATCCTCGACAAACCGGGTCACCTTGATGAAAAAGAGTATGCCGCTGTCTGTGAGCATCCGGCGATCGGTGCGCGAATTCTTGAACCGATCACCGCCTATCAGGACATCCTGCCCATGATTGCCCAGCATCATGAAAAGTTTGATGGGAGCGGCTATCCGCAAGGCTTACGCGGTGAGGAAATTGACCTGCGTGCTCGGATCATGTCGGTTGCCGACGTCTGGGATGCGGTGGTCTCCGACAGACCCTACCGCCAGGGATGGATCCATGATCGCGCCAAAAAGCTGATCATCGAAGGTGCGGGCAGCCACTTCGACCCGAAGGTAGTCGATGTCTTTCTGGCGGTAGTGGCAGAGCCCTGA
- a CDS encoding HD domain-containing protein: MQLDLNHLIGALSNTIDLVGVDELYHGKRVAYMADCCAASLNLNDDERLLLFRAGLLHDCGVSSTKVHKQLVDELDWNGSDLHCRLGAERLRLFAPLAPLSDIIRYHHTRWPELQDIPLPARTRRYANLIFLLDRVDALAGLHPSANHLVAKESILRTLNSLGESYFDPELVEILMLVSANDAFWLGMEPVHIEGFMATHSTAGNPSPIDLDGHDLLHVASLFGQIVDAKSRYTAEHSRGVASLSRFLAEHSGLAPATCDRIEAAGLLHDLGKLQVPDIILDFDGQLDQDGLFAMRHHSYVTYQILRRIKGFEDIARWAADHHEKLDGSGYPFRRTASELDIESRIIIIADIFQAMAQDRPYRSSQPVNTIVDLLRRGAESGQLDAELVSLVCAMPEACYSVAVGEG; encoded by the coding sequence ATGCAACTGGATCTCAACCACCTTATTGGCGCCTTGTCCAATACCATCGACCTGGTCGGGGTCGATGAACTCTACCATGGCAAGCGGGTTGCCTATATGGCCGACTGCTGTGCCGCCTCCTTGAATCTTAATGACGACGAGCGGCTGCTGCTTTTTCGTGCCGGGCTGCTTCACGATTGCGGGGTATCATCGACCAAGGTCCACAAACAGCTGGTCGACGAGCTCGACTGGAACGGCTCCGACCTGCATTGCCGGCTGGGTGCCGAACGGCTGCGTCTTTTTGCTCCCCTTGCCCCCTTGAGCGATATCATCCGCTACCATCACACCCGCTGGCCGGAGTTACAGGACATACCCCTGCCGGCGAGAACCCGGCGCTACGCCAATCTCATCTTCCTCCTCGACCGGGTCGATGCTTTAGCCGGCCTGCACCCGTCGGCCAATCATCTGGTGGCCAAGGAGTCGATCCTTCGGACACTCAACAGCCTGGGGGAGAGCTATTTTGATCCGGAGCTGGTCGAGATCCTCATGCTGGTGTCGGCAAACGATGCCTTCTGGCTGGGCATGGAACCGGTGCACATTGAAGGCTTCATGGCCACCCACAGCACCGCCGGCAACCCGAGCCCCATCGACCTGGATGGTCACGACCTGCTGCATGTCGCCTCCCTGTTCGGGCAGATTGTCGATGCTAAAAGCCGGTACACCGCCGAACATTCCCGCGGGGTGGCAAGTCTTTCGCGATTCCTTGCCGAGCACAGCGGTCTGGCACCGGCAACCTGTGACCGGATCGAGGCGGCGGGCCTTCTGCACGACCTTGGTAAACTTCAAGTCCCCGACATCATACTTGATTTCGATGGGCAGCTGGATCAGGACGGCCTGTTCGCCATGCGCCATCACAGCTATGTCACCTATCAGATTCTCCGGCGCATCAAGGGCTTCGAGGATATCGCCCGCTGGGCCGCCGATCACCACGAAAAACTCGACGGCAGCGGCTACCCCTTCCGCAGGACCGCCAGTGAACTGGACATTGAATCGCGGATCATCATCATCGCCGATATCTTCCAGGCCATGGCCCAGGACCGGCCGTACCGTTCGTCGCAGCCGGTTAACACCATTGTCGATCTGCTTCGCCGCGGGGCGGAAAGCGGTCAGCTCGATGCGGAGCTGGTGTCCCTAGTTTGCGCCATGCCCGAGGCCTGCTATTCTGTCGCCGTCGGCGAAGGGTGA
- a CDS encoding SDR family oxidoreductase, with protein MPQTKKTVLITGATGYIGRRLTHHLLDQNRHTVRLLVRNRRKVQVAVADRVEIMEGSTFDRPSLDRALSGVDTAFYLIHSMGEKDDYRRLDSTSAENFVQAAIAAGVRRIIYLGGLGVKDTASKHLLSRLETGEILAAQPEQIQTLWLRAGVIIGSGSASYEIIRNLAQKLPFMLTPKWVRTVSQPIAIGDVLNYLEAAIDVPATGNLVVDIGAEKISFQEMVSQAAKTMGLRRWIVPVPVLSPKLASYWLVLFTPVPYKIAAALVEGLKSETVQQNDNATLTFPQIQPMPFTQAVAEAERDLTRNQVLSRWCDSSGLRACDIGDFNDPAGAVLRDVRRIPFNKGEKPEKVFASACRLGGGHGWSRYTFLWQLRGLMDKIAGGYGLNRGRRLPDSLRLGDAIDFWKVADIRPNQRLLLYAQMKLPGEAWLEFDIKEDCLVQTAHFLPKGLIGRAYWYAVMPFHNLVFDDLARSVVDGAAD; from the coding sequence ATGCCCCAGACCAAAAAGACCGTTCTCATCACCGGCGCAACCGGCTATATCGGCAGACGCCTCACCCACCACCTCCTCGACCAGAACCGCCATACGGTGCGGCTTCTCGTCCGCAACCGCCGGAAAGTCCAGGTGGCCGTTGCCGATCGCGTGGAGATCATGGAAGGCTCGACCTTCGACCGGCCGTCCCTCGACCGTGCCTTAAGCGGGGTGGACACGGCCTTCTATCTCATTCATTCGATGGGTGAAAAAGATGACTATCGGCGGCTGGACAGCACCAGCGCCGAGAATTTCGTACAGGCGGCCATCGCCGCGGGTGTCCGCCGCATCATCTATCTCGGCGGACTCGGCGTCAAGGATACCGCCAGCAAGCACCTGCTCAGTCGCCTGGAAACCGGGGAAATCCTGGCGGCGCAGCCCGAGCAAATTCAGACCCTGTGGCTACGGGCGGGGGTCATCATCGGCTCGGGCAGTGCCAGCTATGAAATTATCCGCAATCTGGCGCAAAAGCTGCCGTTCATGCTCACCCCGAAATGGGTGCGCACCGTTTCCCAGCCAATCGCCATCGGCGATGTCCTCAACTACCTCGAAGCGGCGATCGACGTACCGGCAACAGGCAACCTGGTAGTCGATATCGGCGCGGAGAAAATCAGCTTCCAGGAAATGGTGTCGCAAGCCGCAAAAACCATGGGTTTGCGACGGTGGATTGTGCCGGTACCGGTGTTGTCGCCAAAGCTTGCCTCCTACTGGCTGGTCCTCTTCACTCCCGTCCCGTATAAAATTGCCGCTGCTCTGGTGGAGGGCCTGAAAAGTGAGACCGTGCAGCAAAACGACAATGCCACCCTCACCTTCCCGCAGATCCAGCCCATGCCGTTTACTCAGGCGGTGGCCGAGGCCGAACGTGACTTGACCCGCAACCAGGTACTCAGCCGGTGGTGCGACAGCAGCGGCCTGCGCGCCTGCGATATCGGCGATTTCAACGACCCCGCCGGGGCGGTGCTGCGCGATGTGCGGCGCATACCTTTCAACAAAGGAGAAAAACCGGAAAAGGTCTTTGCCAGCGCCTGCCGGCTGGGCGGTGGCCACGGCTGGTCACGCTATACCTTCCTTTGGCAGCTACGGGGCCTGATGGACAAAATTGCCGGCGGCTATGGCCTCAATCGGGGCCGCAGGCTGCCGGACAGCCTGCGGCTGGGTGACGCCATAGATTTCTGGAAGGTGGCGGATATTAGGCCAAACCAGCGCCTGCTGTTATATGCCCAGATGAAACTGCCCGGCGAGGCCTGGCTGGAGTTCGACATTAAGGAAGATTGCCTGGTGCAGACCGCCCATTTCCTGCCCAAAGGGCTAATAGGCAGGGCCTATTGGTATGCGGTAATGCCCTTTCACAATCTGGTCTTTGACGATCTCGCCAGGTCGGTGGTTGACGGGGCGGCGGACTAA